In a single window of the Raphanus sativus cultivar WK10039 chromosome 9, ASM80110v3, whole genome shotgun sequence genome:
- the LOC108808428 gene encoding uncharacterized protein LOC108808428, with translation MYSALDNGHPTFTDFPLEKQHMWFQQFAIPKGMDPDVWWELGVHWSKNEVRATSSTNSTNRKSDRKGKGMYIHNLGAQSLASLGDRLAEENEGEPVDHLTLIKTAYTNKKTGEIDDGVVRDVVTLIDSQMEEEVSQLQTEDNDSTGSTGLPRVRINQIVEAVSSFFKVQFIFYII, from the exons ATGTACTCGGCCCTCGACAATGGACATCCGACTTTCACCGACTTCCCTCTCGAGAAGCAGCATATGTGGTTTcaacagtttgcg attccaAAGGGGATGGACCCCGACGTCTGGTGGGAGTTGGGTGtgcattggagtaagaacgaagtgagagcaacttcttccaccaactccaccaaccgcaagagcgaccgtaaggggaagggcatgtacatccataacttgggtgctcaatctttagccagtctgggggatcgcttg gcggaagaaaatgagggggagccggttgatcatctcaccctaataaagacggcgtataccaacaagaagaccggcgagattgatgatggtgttgtgagggatgtggtcaccctcatcgacagtcagatggaagaggaagtgtctcagcttcaaaccgaggataacgattcgacgggatcgaccggcttgcctcgggttcggatcaaccaaatcgttgaagcggtaagttctttttttaaagttcaattcattttttatattatttaa